In Schizosaccharomyces osmophilus chromosome 1, complete sequence, the genomic window ATCGCTGTAAACAACTCAAGCGTGCCGCTTTGGGTCGTATGGCTACAATCATTAAGCGCCAAAAGTCTTCATTGGGATTTTTGGAACAAGTACGTCAGCATATGTCGCGTTTGCCTTCAATCGACCCTAATACTCGTACCTTGTTGGTATGCGGATATCCCAACGTTGGtaaatcttcttttatgaACAAGATCACTCGTGCCGAAGTCGATGTACAGCCTTATGCTTTCACGACCAAGTCTCTTTTCGTTGGCCATTTTGATTACAAGTACCTTCGTTGGCAAGTCATTGATACTCCAGGTATCCTTGATCATCCTTTGGAGCAGATGAACACCATTGAAATGCAATCCATCACTGCGATGGCTCATCTTCGTTCTGCCGTTTTGTACTTCATGGACCTTTCAGAAATGTGTGGTTACAGCATTGCTGCTCAGGTCAACTTATATCACAGCATTAAGCCTCTCTTTGCCAACAAGCTTACTCTTTTGGTTGTTAACAAGGTGGATGTTACGAAACCCGAAGATTTGGACCCTAAAAGCCAAGAGATGATTCAATCCATTTTGGCAGATGGAAATGTACAAATGGTTCAAACAAGTTGTGTCAGCGACACGGGTGTGATGGACGTCCGTAACAATGCATGTGAAGCTCTTTTAGCTGCACGTGTTGAACAGAAGCTCAAGGGATCACGTGTTAACAATGTTCTGAATCGTATTCATTTGGCAGAACCCGCAGCCCGTGATAGTGTTAATCGACCGGCAGTCATTCCCGACGCTGTCAAAAACCGTCGTGCTTATGATGAGAAAGACCCCGCCCGCCGTATTCTTGCCCGTGATATCGAAGCTGCTAATGGTGGTGCTGGTGCATTTAATGTTAACTTGCGTGACAAGTACTTGCTTAGTAACCCTGAATGGAAATACGATCGTGCTCCTGAATTGTTGGATGGTAAGAACGTCGCCGATTATATCGACCCTGAAATTGAAGCCAAGCTTGCTGctatggaagaagaagaagaacgCGTGGAAAATGAAGGCTACTATAACTCGGATGAAGATGTTCCCGATGAAAATGAGGAACATGTTCTTACCGCGGCTGATAAAATTCGtgagaaaaacaaactcATTCGAATTGCTGCTCGTAATAAAAAGATCAAGAATCGTCCCATGTTGCCTCGTACTGCTGGTGTTCGCACTTTGGATCAGTTGGAGTCTTCATTGGAAAATGCTGGTCTTCCTTCTGACGCAATTGGTGAGCGTGCTCGCTCACGCGCTCGCTCGGGAGCTGCCCAAGAATCTGCTCGTTTGTCTGGTGCAGACATAGTTATGCAGGAGGGACCCGAAGTACGCGCCAAATCTGTTGCTCCCCGCTCACAGAGCAACAGACGTGAAGCAGGTTTGCATTCTGAAGGAGGACGTTCTTATGCTGAACGTCTTAATCGTGTCAAACAAGTACAACGCAATCGTCTGGCTAGAGCTTCCGAAAGTGACCGTCACACTACGACTTCAAAACCCAAGCACTTGTTCAGTGGTAAACGTGGTATGGGTAAGACTGATAGAAGGTAAAGTAATGGTTTGGtatggattttttatttttattttaatataGTTTTGGTGCACTTTTCATTCTCTTCATAGTTTGGATAATTTGGTTggataaaaataaacaggTTTACTATTTGTTTCATCAGCCGGTTCAGTTCAGTAGATGCATTTCTTCTCAAAATAGTAGACATAAGCAATGTAGTATAGCACGTAGTGAGTTTATGATTCtgcattttttcaaaattgacTTCATTCATCCTAAAGTATTGATTTCTCAGACACCCTAGCATTCTTCAAGCACATATTTTACTGTACTTGAGGATTTTGTTTGAGAAATTGAGGATTGGCATGAGTTATGGCTTAATTGGGGTTTATAAACGAATGAAAGACGAATATagtttatgaaaagaaaacaaagtatGTTTAACCCCTGCACGGTAAGAAATAAACGCTCGACTTTACGAGATATTGCCCCAAAAGAGAGCAATACTTCTGTTCCTAGAATACCTTTACCGGCCTCAAGgttcaaaacaaaacatatAGATGCTCTTTGCGCGCTGATgcatctttctttgttgcGGGAAGATTACAATCGAGCATATCATGCCTTCTCTCTTTTGTTGCGATCAAAAGGTGTAGACATGTCTAAAATGTGGAACATCGGTTTGGAGATATTGAACCAAATTAAACCTGATGATTCGACAGAATATATGGAGCGTCTCATCGCTCGTTTTCCTGCGAACCCAAATAAAAATCGTACACAACGTTCCTTGACAGTATGTATTGGACTTTTTTACGTTATAAATTAGGATCAAACGAAGAAATTTAAAGATCATTTACTAATGAAGCCTTTTAGTCTGAACAATTTTATCCCGCATACATTTTACTATTGATTCAGAGACAGGAATACCAAAGAGCGATGAACTCCTTGGATGAATATATGCTTTCTCCGCCGTTTAATCAAAATAAAGCTCTATATGAATACTCTGGAATGCTTTGTCTTGAACTCgccaaaaatgaaacttcAGATCATGAGCGAGACCAATGGCTTCagaaagcaaagcaaaatcTTCATGATGCGGGTGTCTCTCTGAAtgtttgaatatttttttattgtacGAAAAACCCGGTTTTTACTTTGTGCTAGAACTTCGAATAAGTGTAAACTACCTAATTCTCTCCTGTATGTCCTGTAGCTTTATCCGCTAGGAACAAAATAATGGAAGaacgaaataaaaatgaaaaataataatatataaACCTATACAAAAACCTAATCAAAAATGTTGAATAGTAGTATTATACACACTTTACTCCATTAAAAGAGATTTGTGAAATcaatttaaataattaataGAGCATTTcaagaaaggaatgaaGACTAAAGCCTGAAATAATTCAAAACGTAGAAAATCGTCACAAGTTATTACCAAGAATTACCTGGTTTTAGAAGAACTCAATGTATCCAACGAAATcatatccaaaatttccataatcttttcttttctttttttttgcaataCAGCAAGTTGATTTCCAAGCTCATTCCTTTGTTTCTCGTGTTCAAAATGATCATACTCTAAATCCATACGAGACGCTGATGAGACTTTAGAAATCTTATGGCTCCCAACTAAATCAAGTTCATCATTCTCCCCCCAAATATGAGAGAAATAGGAAACATACTTACTTAATTGAAGTGCCTGAAAAGTTTCAATTTGGTTAGTTGCATCCCTCATCAACTTGAGTAAACGCAACAAGGTACTTTTCAACTCCATTCTTTGATTTGAGAGATAATTTGGCTGACTATTACTAGCCTCATTCCAAAGTCTTTGACTTGTTTCACTTTCGCGAACAGTTTGTTCTAATACCTCTGTCGCCAAACTAAATGTGGTCTGCTTAGCAGAAAGAGAACTTTCATGATATTTGGTCAGTTCTTTAATCCTTGATAAAACGTTTGGCAAGGCATTCTTCATCAAcgagtttttcaaaaaagaaggatgtttatttgttaaaGACCGTAAGGCTCCTTCTGCCGTAATATCGTCGAAAAATCCTTTTGAAGTTTCTTGTTGCGAAGGAAACTCCATCTCTTCGGATGTTAGAAAGTCAGAAGGATATTGGCCTTGGTTATTTGGAATCGTTGCACAAGCATAAAAAGCTAGGAGCAACCTTGCACATCTTTTAGCACCATTTCTAGCACAGATAAGCAAAACCGTATCTCCGCGATCATCTTGCACGTTTAGTATTTGCGTTGCAACTTCAACAGATTGTGTTGATGTCAAATTTTGAAGTAAAATATCCATGTAGTAGCGGGCTGCTTCCATCTTGGATTTCGAGGAAGCCAAAAGTGCTACGTGGTGAAAAACAGTCTGACCAAAACTATCTGTCATACAAAGAGCGGATTGCAAAAGCTCTGATACAAGCTCAAAAGTTTGGAGATCATAGTTCATTGTAAACATAACACACCGCATTAAGGACGTCTGCTGTAAGTAATTGACGGACACAACGCTAGCTTCAGCCTGTAAGAGGGCATGCATCATCTCCAGATTTCCCATAGCAGCTGCCCAATGTAACGCTGTATGGCCATCTTCATCAATACTAGCGTTAACATCCCAATCGGCCGGTCGATCATAAACGAAATCTGGAGGTTGGGTATTAttagaaagcaaaaaataatcCAATAGGGCTTGAGAGTAATGCTTTGATTTGGGAACCACTTCCTTGAAGCCGAGAGCATCGTTCAGGTCTACAGAGGAGAGAAAGGAATTTTGAGAAACATTTGCTTGAAGGCTTAAAGAATTTGATAAGTCATGCATTCTAGGAGCAGAGGATAGTTCTTGCGAAGGATATGGTTCCGAAGATGGCTGTGAGACGCAGAATTCATTATTAGAAGGGTAGGAGGATGACAATTTATTAGACGGTTTCTGCATGCTTTGAGGTGTATATAAATGGACCGAATTCATTTGCGTCTCACTATATTCCAGTAGAGAACTTATTATGGAATATACATCGTATTCCTGGGCAAGTTCAATGGCTCTATCCAGAGGAACCCATGTACCTATATATCATTAGccgaaaagaaaaacaactgGTGAACAGCCCGTACCTTGATATTTCCCACAACCTCCCTGTACTTTTTCATGTAAGCCTTTTTGGGcgaatttttccaaaatccTAGTCCGTCTGGGCTTGTCTAGTTCAGcgatttttaaaatttgaGTAGCATTCATCCATTGATCATGACATcgtttcattaaaaaattgcCATTGATATTGCATTCGTAAACGTTTACACCCGAATAGGCTGTTTTCTTAACATGGTTAACAAACATAGCGATCTTCAAGGCTTCTAAAGCTTTATCAatgtgaaaaaaaaaaaggatatttgAAGCCAAACTACAgccaaaaataaaaagaaagagcaaagtgaaaaaacaaacgaaggaaaacaacaaggaaagaaaataaaacaaaaaatgcaCTTGGTGCTAATaaactaaaagaaagacgaaTGTTCCAAAATATAAGTCACAAGATGCAACTGTAAATTCGTAAAGGGAGTTAATTTTTGTAGTGGTTTTTCACAGTTAATTTAGGGTgtaaaaaccaaaagtcCTTTCTATCCCAAAGATGTTATTAAGAGACCAGCAATCCATATAGATATGACCagttagaagaagaatataatGAATACGAAAACTTGATCAGTTTTTGGAGTCTTCGGTTCTTTGAATATGCAGAAGGCGAGCCTTTAAGACAAATACTTCAAGTTGGATATCCTGAAAGGGTAAAGTTTTGAGTATGAAGAATAGGCTTTCCAATCTcaacttttattttatagCTTTTCTATAACTCTTCCcacttttatttcttttttgtaagACTTTTCAGACTTTACCCCAATGAAcaattcttcctcttcagaGGCCCTAGAAGTGAAATTAacaaatttcttcttctcccAAGATTCCGGAACAAGAAATATCTCTAAGTAAAAGTTTCTCAAAATTTTCTCCGAAAACAAGTTTCTGTTTACGTCCGCGGTGGAAACTTCAAAAAGGGTTATAAGCCTTAAAAGCTTTTCGACAGGAATTTTCTACGTTTTCTATAaacaataataataaatctTCAGCTTAAAAGAATCAACTAAGCTTTTTATTCCCCTTCCTTTTCGAGGTAAATTTGTGGTGTTGGGGATCTGGAGAAAATAGAATTCTATAAGGCAAGGGGAATAATGATTTTGAGTAAAATTACCACAAGACACATTGTAACCTGTCTCTATAAGAAAATGTACTAGGAATTGAaatatgcaaaaaaaaataaaggaaaagttgGAAAGAATCGCTTGTTTGAAAGATTCCTGAAGCAGCTTTTCTCAATCATAATAATGTCTACCATAGCGAGTACAGTTTTGTAGCTCACCATCATACTGAAATAATTatagaaatgtttttcattttgtttttctatATTAACCACTAtatcaaaatcaatttctccaaaaaatcaaccCTGTCTTTGCTGCTTTTCTTATACTTTAACATAAACATCTTAGAAATAGAATATAACACGAGAGAGGATTATgtgaaaacaattttttgtaGAGCAAGGATAAGTTTTAAAAAGTAGCCTAATCAAATACAAGCATCTATAAGGCGCCTTTTGTCGTAAATTATTGTTTCAATGGAACAGAGGCACAGCAAAACTGTACTTTTCATTCCCCATTGGTTGCCGTTATTAGACAACAACGATATGTTGGCATAATGtccaaaaagtaaacaaaaatacatATACACTTTCAATCGGCTTTTGCTTTCCGACCGCCTCCATACAATTGTTAGCGCCAGCGAAGACACAGtaacttttgtttcgtCTACAAACGTTTTTACTTAGCCTGGTATTGTCCACGGTAAGCGTCCATCGCATTGGACTCCTTCGCCGATAATTCAGCCTTTGTAAACTCAACAATGTCATCCAAAGTcaaaatggaagaaataGGAACCTTGTACTCATTTTTCAACTTTCCAATTGTGCTTTCGTTTACGGCAGGATCTACACGTTCTTGTCTATCCAACAAAAGGACAATACCAGCTAAATGAACACGCTTAGGTTCTAAGAATGAGATGGCTTCCCGAATAGCAGTTCCAGCTGTAATCACATCGTCTAGGAGCAAGACGCGCTTTCCTTCCATCTCTGCACCAACAAGGTTTCCACCTTCACCATGGGTTTTGGCCTCCTTTCTGTTGTATGCAAAGCCGTAACTCTTGCCAGTCTTCTCGTACAACTTGGCGGCAGTTACTGCGGCCAAAGAAATTCCTTTATAAGCGGGACCaaataaaacatcaaaTTCAACATTCATGAAAATAATTGTTTCTGCGTATGAGTTTGCCAGTGCACTCAAATCAGCCCCATGAGTAAAATTTCcagaattgaagaaataagGAGATTGACGTCCAGATTTTAGCGTAAAAGTGCCAAATTTAAGCACTTGCTTTTCCATAGCACGATGCAAAAGATCAGATTTGTAAGACATCTTCCTTctctattgttttttctttggaactGTACGTGTGCACTGGTAAGGAGGTGTTGCTACACCAATGTTCCAACACCGTCGGAGGGGCATGTCAAAATTGAGGTctagaaagaaaaccatAGAACACATTTAAAGAACCATAGTTTTACAAATATATTCTGGTATCATTACAGCAAAAATTTGCAAATCCAATTGTTGCATAAAAGTGCGTTCTACATATTCAACCTCCATTTAAACAAAGTTAATCGTTTAACCAAGTTGGCTGGATCCGATCTATAATACTCAGATAATGTCTGATATGGTCAAGACTTTTTACTTGGGTATCTCCAGTCCAAAATAATCTCCAAGGCGTTTTTGGTGACTTCAAAGAGCCaatgcttctttcaaagtACCATTTGTTCACTGGGTTGTCCAATCTAGATCTCCAAATCAATTCTTTAGGGAATAAATCTACCATTGCGTTGAATAGGACATCGGATATTGCAGCAGAGCCTTGCGCATTTTTCGACACAGCCAATTTATCAAGATAAggaacttttgttttcccaTTATTAGCTTCTTCGTAAGTAACAATGGCAGTACCGGCGTAATCGCCAGCAATAATGATTGCAGCAAGTGAATTTTTCAAACGTTTCAAATAGGCTTCCATATCCAATGTGCGACTAAAAGAATCATTAATCAACGTCCACACCCTTTCCCAGGAAATAGAACCATCAGTAATACACTCAGGTCCCATATATGTATATACGGCAACACCACCTCGAAGTAAAGTAGTCTTCGTAACAGGCGATCGATCTCGAGGTAAAGAGCAAGAGAAAATGGATCTTTCAGTTAAAACATTGTGAATTAACGGGTTTCGATTCATCGAAGAATTCGTTAGCATAGCTTCAGTTGGAGTAGTAACAATGGCGGAGGCCTCTTTGGATAACACCTTCAGGCACCGCTGAGCCAAAAATAGATTTTTGATGTGATGTTTCGGTAGTGATTTTCTCAATTCCTCGTATTCTTGAGCAAGATTAATCAATACATGACTCGACCCTTGGGGCCGTTGAGCACAAGGCATACCGCCCACTTTATCAAGAATAATTAGTCGATCGACTGTACAACCATCTTCTGGCTTGTGCAAACTTTTCGTCAGACCATAAATAATTTCGTCTCCATCCATACTAATCTCTTTCAGATTTGGCATAAATGCTGAGCTTGGAATAATCGGTGTATAATCAGATGTTAACGAACGATAGACGGAATCAATGTCTTCAAGGTGTGCGCCATTGGGACCCAATTGACAAATGGAAGAATACAGTGGCTTGGTTAATACGCCGGCCTTGGAAAAGATGTCCGAGACACGCATAACCCGGTTCTGTTGAGAATAAAGGGAGTTGAGCATGGTCCATTgtgattgcttttcttctggTAATCTGAATTTGGCTGTTATACCCAAGTCAAATCCGGTAGGAACAATTAGAGAATGTATACCAAGGCGGGTAAGTCCGTAAATGCTTCTACCAATGCCAAACAAAGTTTCATCGTTGAGCGAGTCTACATCGGCAATCTTTGCAATTGCTATCCGTTTTTGAAGGCCATATGATAATCCATTATCTAACAATTTGGAAGAGGCATAATCAAACCGAAGAGGAGCGtacttttgcaaaaaccCTTTCGTCGACCTCTTATTAGGGACTGATTTGAGAATCCAAATTAAGTCCTGCAAGAAAGAAGGGTTTTGCATTCGCGATTAttgtttcataaaaatgcaaatgaaaaaaccCAAATAAAAACTATGTGATGAAAGggaaaaatttggaaacGTGTTGGCACTTAGCACTCCAGTCATAACAAGCGTCTACTACAccaaaacaataaagaaagTTACACGgttaaaaaaccaaaggaaaattAAACTTATTTAAGCATATCATTcattttaaataaaaaagaaaagatacATATTGACTTTGTATACAAAAGTATTAATTGGGGAGTAAAAAAACCGAAACTATGGCCTTACCCAGGGAATTGGAGGCGACGTTTTCACCAGAAGAGGTAGAGTTTTTAGCAGGAAATGAATACACTGATATTGTTCCTTTAGAGACTATGGATCAGTTACCTCTAGTAAGCGCAACTATACCCATCATGAAGCCGCCAAGAAAGTGCAGGGTTCCATTATGGCTAGCCTTGGAATTAA contains:
- the nog1 gene encoding ribosome export GTP binding protein Nog1, whose product is MATAVFKNISPIPDVNTFLDVVLSRTQRKTPTVIRSGFKISRIRGFYGRKVKFTQDTCTEKLDGILQEFPRLDDIHPFHADLLNILYDRDHLKIALSQLSTAKHLIENVARDYIRLLKYGDSLYRCKQLKRAALGRMATIIKRQKSSLGFLEQVRQHMSRLPSIDPNTRTLLVCGYPNVGKSSFMNKITRAEVDVQPYAFTTKSLFVGHFDYKYLRWQVIDTPGILDHPLEQMNTIEMQSITAMAHLRSAVLYFMDLSEMCGYSIAAQVNLYHSIKPLFANKLTLLVVNKVDVTKPEDLDPKSQEMIQSILADGNVQMVQTSCVSDTGVMDVRNNACEALLAARVEQKLKGSRVNNVLNRIHLAEPAARDSVNRPAVIPDAVKNRRAYDEKDPARRILARDIEAANGGAGAFNVNLRDKYLLSNPEWKYDRAPELLDGKNVADYIDPEIEAKLAAMEEEEERVENEGYYNSDEDVPDENEEHVLTAADKIREKNKLIRIAARNKKIKNRPMLPRTAGVRTLDQLESSLENAGLPSDAIGERARSRARSGAAQESARLSGADIVMQEGPEVRAKSVAPRSQSNRREAGLHSEGGRSYAERLNRVKQVQRNRLARASESDRHTTTSKPKHLFSGKRGMGKTDRR
- the ura5 gene encoding orotate phosphoribosyltransferase Ura5; the protein is MSYKSDLLHRAMEKQVLKFGTFTLKSGRQSPYFFNSGNFTHGADLSALANSYAETIIFMNVEFDVLFGPAYKGISLAAVTAAKLYEKTGKSYGFAYNRKEAKTHGEGGNLVGAEMEGKRVLLLDDVITAGTAIREAISFLEPKRVHLAGIVLLLDRQERVDPAVNESTIGKLKNEYKVPISSILTLDDIVEFTKAELSAKESNAMDAYRGQYQAK
- the arg6 gene encoding acetylglutamate synthase Arg6; its protein translation is MQNPSFLQDLIWILKSVPNKRSTKGFLQKYAPLRFDYASSKLLDNGLSYGLQKRIAIAKIADVDSLNDETLFGIGRSIYGLTRLGIHSLIVPTGFDLGITAKFRLPEEKQSQWTMLNSLYSQQNRVMRVSDIFSKAGVLTKPLYSSICQLGPNGAHLEDIDSVYRSLTSDYTPIIPSSAFMPNLKEISMDGDEIIYGLTKSLHKPEDGCTVDRLIILDKVGGMPCAQRPQGSSHVLINLAQEYEELRKSLPKHHIKNLFLAQRCLKVLSKEASAIVTTPTEAMLTNSSMNRNPLIHNVLTERSIFSCSLPRDRSPVTKTTLLRGGVAVYTYMGPECITDGSISWERVWTLINDSFSRTLDMEAYLKRLKNSLAAIIIAGDYAGTAIVTYEEANNGKTKVPYLDKLAVSKNAQGSAAISDVLFNAMVDLFPKELIWRSRLDNPVNKWYFERSIGSLKSPKTPWRLFWTGDTQVKSLDHIRHYLSIIDRIQPTWLND
- the rrn11 gene encoding RNA polymerase I general transcription initiation factor subunit Rrn11 — protein: MFNPCTVRNKRSTLRDIAPKESNTSVPRIPLPASRFKTKHIDALCALMHLSLLREDYNRAYHAFSLLLRSKGVDMSKMWNIGLEILNQIKPDDSTEYMERLIARFPANPNKNRTQRSLTSEQFYPAYILLLIQRQEYQRAMNSLDEYMLSPPFNQNKALYEYSGMLCLELAKNETSDHERDQWLQKAKQNLHDAGVSLNV
- the res1 gene encoding MBF transcription factor complex subunit Res1 codes for the protein MFVNHVKKTAYSGVNVYECNINGNFLMKRCHDQWMNATQILKIAELDKPRRTRILEKFAQKGLHEKVQGGCGKYQGTWVPLDRAIELAQEYDVYSIISSLLEYSETQMNSVHLYTPQSMQKPSNKLSSSYPSNNEFCVSQPSSEPYPSQELSSAPRMHDLSNSLSLQANVSQNSFLSSVDLNDALGFKEVVPKSKHYSQALLDYFLLSNNTQPPDFVYDRPADWDVNASIDEDGHTALHWAAAMGNLEMMHALLQAEASVVSVNYLQQTSLMRCVMFTMNYDLQTFELVSELLQSALCMTDSFGQTVFHHVALLASSKSKMEAARYYMDILLQNLTSTQSVEVATQILNVQDDRGDTVLLICARNGAKRCARLLLAFYACATIPNNQGQYPSDFLTSEEMEFPSQQETSKGFFDDITAEGALRSLTNKHPSFLKNSLMKNALPNVLSRIKELTKYHESSLSAKQTTFSLATEVLEQTVRESETSQRLWNEASNSQPNYLSNQRMELKSTLLRLLKLMRDATNQIETFQALQLSKYVSYFSHIWGENDELDLVGSHKISKVSSASRMDLEYDHFEHEKQRNELGNQLAVLQKKRKEKIMEILDMISLDTLSSSKTR